The following are from one region of the Rhodopirellula sp. P2 genome:
- a CDS encoding DUF1294 domain-containing protein: MQREWNTPSEKLSVTLALIIAAETFFASVLTAVFYWIDKRAARAGTQRIPEKTLLLASVLGGWPGGYLAGQKLRHKTAKVSYRVQFAIAAIIHVLAVIAILWLGLR, encoded by the coding sequence ATGCAGCGGGAATGGAACACGCCTTCGGAGAAACTGTCCGTGACGCTCGCACTCATCATCGCCGCTGAAACGTTTTTTGCCAGTGTCTTGACCGCGGTTTTCTACTGGATCGACAAACGAGCCGCTCGCGCCGGGACCCAACGGATCCCGGAAAAGACCTTGTTGCTGGCCAGCGTCTTGGGCGGATGGCCCGGAGGCTACCTCGCCGGACAGAAACTCAGGCACAAGACGGCAAAGGTTTCGTATCGAGTTCAATTCGCGATTGCCGCGATCATTCATGTTCTCGCAGTCATCGCGATTTTGTGGCTGGGTTTGCGTTGA
- a CDS encoding IGHMBP2 family helicase, whose product MSSRSRKARSKAKSQREGKTAFKNSDAGSFGDGILSGSKHNGSDSANGGLANLNVPYPDGLPTDRPLDPEDYFEQLAIWLDLEAEAERARLAKLRQIRSQRDAESTGQAIVGLDMVDYHTGLAGRYLLDLAKPGGKDLPMNRLKVGSPIVLSMDNDPSDQGIAGVVSRRKNNSIQIATDTFPIRDEDDLKKKKGVGKHGKSVPRPAVVSDRFRLDMSPDETTRLRQLAAMARAQEIRGRSGKLRDVLLGIKTPRIDGNPIDTHDIDPESFQFELNDIDFRTELNPPQRDAVAFAMMADDVAIIHGPPGTGKTTTIAEIIAQSVERGERVLACAASNTAVDNLLERLVRLMPNVVRVGHPARVFESLQEHTLDALVESDPTSTVIKDLRRELDQVLREANRPSRDSGGRERKQRSELFNEAGRLRGMIRSQERSIVRAVIDRADVICTTTTIDEELLSDQSFDLVVVDESCQCTEPGMWQAILRADRLILAGDHCQLPPTVLSDDAARIGMRDSLMQRLVHRYGEQIYRRLTVQYRMNESIMRFSSDHFYDSTLIADASVKRHLLCDLPDVEESDFTREPLLLIDTAGAGYEEELEPDGQSKLNHGEAKVILQMVKQLAEAGVTGDQIAVIAPYAAQARNLRMRLDLDGIEIDTVDGFQGREKEVVLITMTRSNPDGEIGFLSDQRRSNVALTRAKRKLIVVGDSATLCSHDFYSELFRYFEDAGAYHSVFTLEGH is encoded by the coding sequence ATGTCATCACGTTCACGGAAAGCCCGCTCCAAAGCCAAGTCCCAACGAGAAGGCAAAACCGCGTTCAAAAACTCCGATGCCGGCTCGTTCGGCGATGGAATCCTGTCCGGGAGCAAGCACAATGGTTCCGACTCAGCCAACGGTGGTCTGGCCAATCTGAACGTCCCGTATCCCGATGGATTGCCGACGGATCGCCCGCTCGACCCAGAAGACTACTTCGAACAACTCGCCATTTGGTTGGATTTAGAAGCCGAGGCCGAACGAGCCCGCCTCGCCAAACTGCGTCAGATTCGGTCGCAGCGTGACGCCGAAAGCACCGGCCAAGCCATCGTGGGTCTCGACATGGTCGATTACCACACCGGATTGGCAGGACGCTACCTGCTTGATCTGGCCAAACCCGGCGGGAAAGACCTGCCCATGAACCGGCTGAAGGTCGGATCGCCTATCGTTCTGTCGATGGACAACGATCCCTCCGATCAAGGCATCGCGGGTGTCGTCAGCCGTCGAAAAAACAACTCCATTCAAATCGCGACCGACACGTTTCCAATTCGAGATGAAGACGACCTGAAAAAGAAGAAGGGCGTTGGCAAGCATGGGAAATCAGTCCCACGCCCCGCCGTTGTTTCGGACCGCTTTCGCTTGGACATGTCCCCCGATGAGACCACCCGGCTACGGCAACTTGCCGCGATGGCCAGAGCTCAAGAAATCCGAGGCCGATCGGGCAAGCTTCGGGACGTGTTGCTAGGGATCAAAACACCTCGCATCGATGGCAACCCAATCGACACGCACGACATCGATCCCGAGAGCTTTCAGTTTGAACTGAACGACATTGACTTTCGAACCGAGCTCAATCCACCCCAGCGTGACGCCGTCGCATTCGCGATGATGGCCGATGATGTGGCGATCATTCACGGTCCGCCCGGCACCGGCAAAACAACCACGATCGCCGAGATCATCGCCCAGTCTGTTGAACGCGGCGAACGGGTCCTCGCGTGTGCGGCCAGCAACACCGCCGTCGACAATCTGCTGGAACGTTTGGTTCGCTTGATGCCCAATGTGGTTCGCGTCGGTCACCCAGCTCGCGTCTTTGAATCACTGCAAGAACACACACTCGATGCCCTGGTCGAATCGGATCCGACCAGCACGGTGATCAAAGACCTGCGTCGCGAACTCGATCAAGTCCTGCGAGAAGCCAACCGCCCGAGTCGCGACAGTGGCGGCCGAGAACGCAAGCAACGCTCCGAACTTTTCAATGAAGCCGGGCGTCTTCGCGGCATGATCCGATCTCAAGAACGCAGCATCGTTCGTGCGGTGATCGACCGCGCCGATGTGATCTGCACCACAACCACCATCGACGAAGAACTGCTCAGCGACCAGTCCTTCGACTTGGTCGTGGTCGACGAATCGTGCCAGTGCACCGAACCGGGAATGTGGCAAGCGATCCTCCGAGCCGACCGATTGATTTTGGCTGGCGACCATTGCCAATTGCCACCGACGGTGTTGTCCGATGACGCCGCACGAATCGGCATGCGTGACTCGTTGATGCAGCGTTTGGTGCATCGGTACGGTGAGCAAATCTATCGCCGACTGACCGTGCAGTACCGCATGAACGAATCCATCATGCGATTCAGCAGCGATCACTTTTACGACAGCACCTTGATCGCGGACGCTTCCGTCAAACGGCATTTGCTGTGCGATTTGCCGGACGTCGAAGAAAGCGACTTCACCCGCGAACCCTTGTTGCTGATCGACACTGCCGGTGCGGGCTACGAAGAAGAACTGGAACCCGACGGACAAAGCAAACTGAACCACGGCGAAGCCAAGGTGATCCTGCAAATGGTCAAACAGCTTGCTGAAGCGGGAGTCACCGGCGACCAAATCGCGGTGATCGCGCCGTACGCCGCCCAGGCTCGCAACTTGCGAATGCGACTGGATCTTGATGGAATCGAGATCGACACGGTCGACGGATTTCAAGGTCGAGAAAAAGAAGTGGTGCTGATCACGATGACTCGTAGCAACCCCGATGGCGAGATTGGATTCCTGTCCGACCAACGCCGCAGCAACGTGGCACTCACGCGAGCCAAACGGAAACTGATTGTCGTCGGTGACAGTGCGACGCTGTGCAGCCACGACTTCTACTCAGAACTGTTCCGTTACTTCGAAGACGCGGGGGCCTACCACAGCGTTTTCACGCTGGAAGGCCACTGA